A window of the Limanda limanda chromosome 8, fLimLim1.1, whole genome shotgun sequence genome harbors these coding sequences:
- the LOC133009309 gene encoding myosin heavy chain, fast skeletal muscle-like isoform X2: protein MSTDAEMAIYGKAAIYLRKPERERLEAQSAPFDAKTACYVADVKELYLKGTIMKKDAGKVTVKLLDLQEEKVYKEADVHPMNPPKYDKIEDMAMMTHLNEASVLYNLKERYAAWMIYTYSGLFCATVNPYKWLPVYDADVVSAYRGKKRMEAPPHIFSVSDNAYQFMLTDRENQSVLITGESGAGKTVNTKRVIQYFATIAVAGGEKKKDTSKIQGSLEDQIIAANPLLEAYGNAKTVRNDNSSRFGKFIRIHFGTTGKLASADIETYLLEKSRVTYQLSAERGYHIFYQMMTNHIPGIVEGALITTNPYDYPLISMGQITVASIDDKVELEATDNAIDILGFTGEEKMAIYKFTGAVIHHGNMKFKQKQREEQAEPDGTEDADKVAYLLGLNSADMLKGLCYPRVKVGNEYVTKGQTVPQVNNSVTALAKSIYERMFLWMVVRINQMLDTKQSRNSYIGVLDIAGFEIFDFNTLEQLCINFTNEKLQQFFNHTMFVLEQEEYKKEGIIWEFIDFGMDLAACIELIEKPMGIFSILEEECMFPKADDTSFKNKLYDQHLGKNKAFEKPKPAKGKAEAHFSLVHYAGTVDYNIAGWLDKNKDPLNESVLQLYQKSSVKLLAGLYPPIVEEAGKKGGKKKGGSMQTVSSQFRENLGKLMTNLRSTHPHFVRCLIPNESKTPGLMENFLVIHQLRCNGVLEGIRICRKGFPSRIQYGDFKQRYKVLNASVIPEGQFIDNKKASEKLLGSIDVNHDEYRFGHTKVFFKAGLLGTLEEMRDEKLAALVTMTQALCRAYLMRKEFMKMMERREAVYTIQYNVRSFMNVKHWPWMKVYYKIKPLLKTAETEKELSKMKENYDKMTTDLATALAKKKELEEKMVSLLQEKNDLQLQVASEGDNLSDAEERCEGLIKSKIQLEAKLKETTERLEDEEEMNAELTAKKRKLEDECSELKKDIDDLELTLAKVEKEKHATENKVKNLTEEMASQDESIAKLTKEKKALQEAHQQTLDDLQAEEDKVNTLTKAKTKLEQQVDDLEGSLEQEKKLRMDLERAKRKLEGDLKLAQESIMDLENDKQQSDEKGKKKDFEISQLLSKIEDEQSMGSQLQKKIKELQARIEELEEEIEAERAARAKVEKQRADLSRELEEISERLEEAGGATAAQIEMSKKREAEFQKLRRDLEESTLQHEATASALRKKQADSVAELGEQIDNLQRVKQKLEKEKSEYKMEIDDLSSNMEAVAKAKGNLEKMCRTLEDQLSELKTKNDETVRQANDLGAQKARLLTENGEFGRQIEEKEALVSQLTRGKQAYTQQIEELKRQIEEEVKAKNALAHGLQSARHDCDLLREQFEEEQEAKAELQRGMSKANSEVAQWRTKYETDAIQRTEELEESKKKLAQRLQEAEEQIEAVNSKCASLEKTKQRLQSEVEDLMIDVERANGLAANLDKKQRNFDKVLADWKQKYEEGQSELEGSLKEARSLGTELFKMKNSYEEALDQLETMKRENKNLQQEISDLTEQIGETGKSIHELEKSKKQVETEKSEIQTALEEAEGTLEHEESKILRVQLELNQIKGEVDRKLSEKDEEMEQIKRNSQRVTDSMQSSLDSEVRSRNDALRIKKKMEGDLNEMEIQLSHANRQASESQKQLRNVQAQLKDAQLHLDDAVRAAEDLKEQAAMVDRRNGLMVAEIEELRVALEQTERGRKVAEQELVDASERVGLLHSQNTSLLNTKKKLESDLVQVQSEVDDTVQEARNAEDKAKKAITDAAMMAEELKKEQDTSSHLERMKKNLEVAVKDLQHRLDEAENLAMKGGKKQLQKLESRVRELESEIDAEQRRGADAVKGVRKYERRVKELTYQTEEDKKNVSRLQDLVDKLQLKVKAYKRQSEEAEEQANVHLSKCRKVQHELEEAEERADIAESQVNKLRAKTRDSGKGKEAAE, encoded by the exons ATGAGTACGGACGCGGAGATGGCCATTTATGGCAAAGCAGCCATATACCTGCGTAAgccggagagggagagacttgAGGCTCAAAGCGCACCTTTTGATGCCAAGACTGCCTGCTATGTGGCCGATGTCAAAGAGCTGTACTTAAAGGGAACAATCATGAAGAAAGACGCTGGCAAAGTCACCGTCAAACTCCTCGACCTTCAGGAG GAGAAGGTATATAAAGAAGCAGACGTCCATCCAATGAACCCTCCCAAGTACGACAAAATTGAGGACATGGCCATGATGACCCATCTCAATGAAGCCTCTGTCCTGTATAACCTCAAAGAGCGTTATGCAGCATGGATGATCTAC ACCTACTCTGGGTTGTTCTGTGCCACTGTTAACCCTTACAAATGGCTCCCAGTGTACGATGCTGATGTTGTAAGTGCCTACAGAGGCAAGAAGCGTATGGAGGCTCCACCCCATATCTTCTCCGTCTCTGACAACGCTTATCAGTTCATGCTCACTG ATAGGGAGAACCAGTCTGTCTTGATCAC TGGAGAATCTGGTGCTGGAAAGACTGTGAACACGAAACGTGTCATCCAGTACTTCGCCACAATCGCAgtggcaggaggagaaaagaagaaggatACAAGCAAGATTCAG GGGTCGCTGGAGGATCAGATTATTGCAGCCAATCCCCTGCTGGAGGCCTATGGTAATGCCAAAACTGTGAGGAATGACAACTCTTCTCGCTTT GGTAAATTCATCAGAATCCATTTCGGCACAACTGGCAAACTGGCCAGTGCTGACATTGAGACAT ATCTGCTGGAGAAGTCAAGAGTGACATACCAGCTTTCTGCTGAGAGAGGCTACCACATCTTCTACCAGATGATGACAAACCACATACCGGGGATAGTTG AGGGGGCACTCATCACAACCAACCCCTACGACTACCCCTTGATCAGCATGGGTCAGATCACTGTGGCCAGCATTGATGACAAAGTTGAGCTGGAAGCTACTGAT AATGCTATTGATATCTTGGGCTTCACTGGTGAGGAGAAGATGGCCATCTACAAGTTTACTGGTGCTGTGATCCACCATGGTAACATGAagttcaagcaaaagcagcgtGAGGAGCAGGCTGAACCCGATGGCACAGAAG ATGCTGACAAGGTTGCTTACCTGTTGGGTCTGAACTCCGCTGACATGCTGAAGGGTTTGTGCTATCCCAGAGTGAAGGTCGGAAATGAGTATGTCACAAAGGGACAGACTGTACCTCAG GTGAACAACTCAGTGACTGCCCTGGCCAAATCCATCTATGAGAGGATGTTCTTGTGGATGGTCGTCCGTATCAACCAGATGTTGGACACTAAGCAGTCAAGGAACTCCTATATTGGTGTCCTGGATATCGCCGGCTTTGAAATCTTTGAT TTCAACACCTTGGAGCAACTgtgcatcaacttcaccaatgAGAAACTGCAACAGTTCTTCAACCACACCATGTTTGTCCTGGAGCAAGAGGAGTACAAGAAGGAGGGTATTATCTGGGAGTTCATTGACTTCGGTATGGACTTGGCCGCCTGCATTGAGCTGATTGAAAAG CCCATGGGCATCTTCTCCATCCTTGAAGAGGAGTGCATGTTCCCTAAGGCTGATGACACATCCTTCAAGAATAAGCTCTATGATCAGCATCTTggcaaaaacaaagcatttgagAAGCCAAAACCTGCAAAGGGCAAGGCTGAGGCCCACTTCTCCCTGGTGCACTATGCTGGTACAGTGGACTACAATATCGCTGGCTGGCTGGACAAGAACAAGGACCCACTGAATGAGTCTGTTCTGCAGCTGTACCAGAAGTCATCAGTGAAACTGCTGGCTGGCCTGTATCCACCTATTGTTGAGG AGGCTGGAAAGAAGGGAGGCAAGAAGAAGGGAGGCTCTATGCAGACTGTGTCTTCACAGTTCAGG GAAAACTTGGGCAAGCTGATGACTAACTTGAGGAGCACCCATCCTCACTTTGTGCGTTGTCTGATTCCCAATGAGTCAAAGACTCCAG GACTGATGGAGAACTTCCTGGTCATCCACCAGCTGAGGTGTAACGGTGTGCTGGAGGGTATCAGAATCTGCAGAAAAGGTTTCCCCAGCAGAATCCAATATGGTGACTTCAAGCAGAG GTACAAGGTATTGAATGCCAGTGTCATTCCTGAGGGCCAGTTCATTGACAACAAGAAGGCTTCAGAAAAGCTGCTCGGATCGATTGATGTTAATCATGACGAGTACAGATTTGGTCACACAAAG GTGTTCTTCAAGGCTGGTCTGCTGGGTACccttgaggagatgagagatgaaaagCTTGCAGCTCTGGTCACAATGACTCAGGCTCTCTGCCGTGCTTACCTCATGAGAAAGGAGTTTATGAAGATGATGGAGAGGAG GGAAGCCGTGTACACCATCCAGTACAACGTGCGCTCGTTCATGAATGTCAAACATTGGCCATGGATGAAGGTTTACTACAAGATCAAGCCTCTGCTGAAGACTGCTGAAACTGAGAAGGAGCTGTCTAAAATGAAGGAAAACTATGATAAGATGACCACTGACTTGGCTACTGCCCTGGCCAAGAAGAAGGAACTAGAGGAGAAGATGGTGTCTCTTCTGCAAGAGAAGAATGATCTGCAGCTCCAAGTGGCATCC gaaggagataaTCTCTCAGATGCTGAGGAAAGATGTGAGGGACTTATCAAGAGCAAGATTCAGCTTGAGGccaaactcaaagaaacaactgagagacttgaggatgaagaggaaatgaATGCTGAGCTTACTGCTAAGAAGAGAAAGCTGGAAGATGAATGTTCTGAGCTCAAGAAGGATATTGACGATCTGGAGCTTACATTGGccaaggtggagaaggagaaacatgCCACTGAGAACAAG GTTAAGAACCTGACAGAGGAGATGGCCTCTCAAGATGAGAGCATTGCTAAGCTGACCAAGGAGAAGAAAGCTCTTCAGGAGGCTCATCAACAGACTCTTGATGACCTGCAGGCTGAGGAAGACAAAGTCAACACTCTGACCAAGGCCAAGACAAAGCTTGAGCAGCAAGTTGATGAT CTTGAGGGTTCTCTGGAACAAGAGAAGAAACTGCGTATGGACCTTGAGAGAGCCAAGAGGAAGCTCGAGGGAGATCTGAAACTGGCCCAGGAATCCATCATGGATCTTGAGAATGACAAGCAGCAGTCTGATGAGAAAGGGAAAAA GAAAGACTTTGAAATCAGCCAACTCCTGAGCAAGATTGAGGATGAGCAGTCTATGGGATCTCAGCTTCAGAAGAAGATCAAGGAGCTTCAG GCCCGTATtgaggaactggaggaggagattgagGCTGAGCGTGCTGCTCGTGCCAAGGTTGAGAAGCAGAGGGCTGACCTCTCCAGGGAACTTGAGGAGATCAGTGAGAGGCtagaggaggctggaggtgccactgctgctcagattgAGATGAGCAAGAAGCGGGAAGCTGAGTTCCAGAAGCTCCGTCGTGACCTTGAGGAGTCCACTCTGCAGCATGAAGCCACTGCTTCCGCTCTTCGCAAGAAGCAGGCTGACAGCGTTGCTGAGCTGGGAGAGCAGATCGACAACCTCCAGCGTGTCAAGCAGAAgcttgaaaaggaaaagagtgaaTACAAAATGGAGATTGATGACCTGTCCAGCAACATGGAGGCTGTTGCCAAAGCAAAg GGAAATCTGGAAAAGATGTGCCGTACTCTTGAGGACCAACTTAGTGAACTGAAGACCAAGAATGATGAAACTGTTCGTCAAGCGAATGACTTGGGTGCACAGAAAGCCCGTCTCCTGACAGAAAATG GTGAGTTCGGCCGTCAAATTGAAGAGAAAGAGGCTCTTGTCTCCCAGCTGACCAGAGGCAAACAGGCCTACACTCAACAGATTGAAGAGCTGAAGAGACAGATTGAAGAGGAGGTTAAG GCCAAGAATGCTCTTGCCCATGGACTGCAATCAGCCCGCCACGACTGTGACCTGCTGAGGGAACAgtttgaggaggagcaggaggccaaGGCTGAGTTGCAGCGTGGAATGTCCAAGGCCAACAGTGAGGTGGCTCAGTGGAGAACTAAGTATGAAACTGATGCTATTCAGCGCACTGAGGAGCTTGAGGAGTCCAA GAAAAAGCTGGCCCAGCGTCTCcaggaggctgaggagcagaTTGAGGCTGTGAACTCCAAGTGTGCTTCTCTGGAGAAAACcaaacagaggctgcagagtgAGGTGGAGGACCTCATGATTGATGTGGAGAGGGCTAATGGGCTGGCTGCTAACCTggacaagaagcagaggaacttCGACAAG GTGTTGGCAGACTGGAAGCAGAAGTATGAGGAGGGTCAGTCAGAGCTTGAGGGATCTCTGAAGGAGGCTCGTTCTCTCGGCACTGAGCTGTTCAAGATGAAGAACTCTTATGAGGAAGCTCTGGATCAGCTGGAGACCATGAAGCGTGAAAACAAGAACCTGCAAC AGGAGATCTCTGATCTGACTGAACAGATTGGTGAGACTGGCAAGAGCATCCATGAGCTGGAGAAGTCAAAGaagcaggtggagacagagaaatCTGAGATCCAGACAGCTcttgaggaggctgag GGAACTCTGGAACATGAAGAGTCTAAGATTCTGCGTGTTCAGCTGGAGCTCAACCAGATCAAGGGTGAGGTGGACAGGAAACTGTCAGAAAAAGATGAGGAGATGGAGCAGATCAAGAGAAACAGCCAGAGGGTGACTGACTCTATGCAGAGCTCTCTGGATTCTGAGGTCAGGAGCAGGAATGATGCCCTGAGaatcaagaagaagatggagggagacctGAATGAGATGGAGATTCAGCTGAGCCATGCCAATCGCCAGGCTTCTGAGTCccagaagcagctgaggaaTGTGCAGGCACAGCTGAAG GATGCTCAACTGCACCTTGATGACGCTGTCAGAGCCGCGGAGGACCTTAAGGAACAAGCTGCTATGGTGGATCGCAGGAACGGTCTGATGGTGGCTGAAATTGAGGAACTTAGAGTGGCTctggaacagacagagagaggtcgCAAAGTTGCTGAACAGGAGCTGGTGGATGCCAGTGAGCGTGTTGGACTGCTGCACTCTCAG AACACAAGCCTTCTGAACACCAAGAAGAAGCTTGAGTCTGACCTGGTTCAGGTCCAGAGTGAAGTTGATGACACTGTTCAGGAAGCAAGGAATGCAGAGGATAAGGCTAAGAAAGCCATCACTGAT gcTGCGATGAtggctgaggagctgaagaaggagcaggaTACTAGCTCTCAcctggagaggatgaagaagaacctGGAGGTTGCTGTTAAGGACCTGCAGCACCGCCTGGATGAGGCTGAGAACCTGGCCATGAAGGGTGGCAAGAAGCAGCTCCAGAAACTGGAGTCTAGG GTGCGCGAGCTTGAGTCAGAGATTGACGCTGAGCAGAGACGTGGAGCAGATGCTGTTAAGGGTGTCCGCAAGTatgagaggagagtgaaggagcTCACCTACCAG ACTGAGGAGGACAAGAAAAATGTTTCCAGGCTGCAGGATCTGGTTGACAAGTTGCAGCTCAAGGTGAAGGCCTACAAGAGGCAGTCTGAGGAAGCG GAGGAGCAGGCCAATGTCCACCTGTCCAAGTGCAGGAAGGTCCAgcatgagctggaggaggctgaggagcgtGCTGACATTGCAGAGTCCCAGGTCAACAAACTGAGAGCCAAGACCCGTGACTCTGGAAAG GGTAAAGAGGCAGCTGAATAA